A window from Hemicordylus capensis ecotype Gifberg chromosome 2, rHemCap1.1.pri, whole genome shotgun sequence encodes these proteins:
- the ACP5 gene encoding tartrate-resistant acid phosphatase type 5 isoform X2, with product MSFLYFLGLFLVAPPSLHAGSSLRFIAVGDWGGVPNAPFYTAREAAVAKEMGLTVASLGADFILSLGDNFYYSGVNDVYDKRFQETFETVFQAPSLRKVPWYVVAGNHDHSGNVSAQIAYSKISKRWHFPKSYYRLRFKIPGSNATIAILMIDTVTICGNSDDFQDEQPLGPRNVGVARSQLSWLRKQMANSQDDYLLVAGHYPVWSVGKHGPTACLVKQLQPMLLKYKATAYLCGHDHNLQYLQDKTGVGHVLSGAGNFMDDSKQHLHQVPSGYLRFFYGQVSSQGGFAYIEIDAKKMSITFIEATGKSLYKTSLPRRKRF from the exons ATGAGTTTCCTGTACTTCTTGGGGCTCTTCCTGGTTGCCCCACCAAGCCTGCATGCTGGTTCATCCCTGCGCTTCATTGCCGTGGGAGATTGGGGTGGGGTCCCCAATGCCCCTTTCTACACAGCCCGTGAGGCAGCTGTAGCTAAGGAGATGGGACTTACAGTGGCTTCATTGGGGGCTGACTTCATCTTGTCCCTGGGAGACAACTTCTACTACAGTGGTGTGAACGATGTCTATGACAAACGTTTCCAG GAGACCTTTGAGACTGTTTTCCAGGCACCCTCATTGCGCAAGGTGCCCTGGTATGTTGTGGCTGGAAACCACGACCACTCAGGGAATGTCTCAGCCCAGATTGCCTACAGCAAGATCTCCAAGCGTTG GCATTTCCCCAAATCCTACTACAGGCTAAGGTTCAAAATTCCGGGCAGCAATGCCACCATTGCTATCCTCATGATAGACACAGTGACCATCTGTGGCAATTCGGACGACTTCCAGGACGAGCAGCCCTTGGGCCCACGGAATGTTGGTGTTGCCCGTAGCCAGCTGTCCTGGCTCCGCAAACAAATGGCCAATTCCCAGGATGACTACCTGCTGGTGGCTGGGCACTACCCAGTGTGGTCTGTGGGAAAGCATGGCCCCACTGCATGCTTGGTCAAGCAACTGCAGCCAATGTTGCTGAAATATAAAGCTACGGCCTACTTATGTGGCCATGATCACAACCTTCAG TACCTGCAGGACAAAACCGGCGTGGGCCATGTTTTGAGCGGAGCAGGCAACTTCATGGACGACTCCAAGCAACACCTCCACCAAGTCCCTAGTGGCTACCTGCGCTTCTTTTATGGCCAGGTCTCATCTCAGGGGGGCTTTGCCTACATTGAGATTGATGCCAAAAAGATGAGCATCACCTTTATTGAAGCCACAGGCAAGTCACTCTACAAGACCTCCTTGCCAAGACGGAAGCGTTTTTAA
- the ACP5 gene encoding tartrate-resistant acid phosphatase type 5 isoform X1, producing MSWVMSFLYFLGLFLVAPPSLHAGSSLRFIAVGDWGGVPNAPFYTAREAAVAKEMGLTVASLGADFILSLGDNFYYSGVNDVYDKRFQETFETVFQAPSLRKVPWYVVAGNHDHSGNVSAQIAYSKISKRWHFPKSYYRLRFKIPGSNATIAILMIDTVTICGNSDDFQDEQPLGPRNVGVARSQLSWLRKQMANSQDDYLLVAGHYPVWSVGKHGPTACLVKQLQPMLLKYKATAYLCGHDHNLQYLQDKTGVGHVLSGAGNFMDDSKQHLHQVPSGYLRFFYGQVSSQGGFAYIEIDAKKMSITFIEATGKSLYKTSLPRRKRF from the exons GTCATGAGTTTCCTGTACTTCTTGGGGCTCTTCCTGGTTGCCCCACCAAGCCTGCATGCTGGTTCATCCCTGCGCTTCATTGCCGTGGGAGATTGGGGTGGGGTCCCCAATGCCCCTTTCTACACAGCCCGTGAGGCAGCTGTAGCTAAGGAGATGGGACTTACAGTGGCTTCATTGGGGGCTGACTTCATCTTGTCCCTGGGAGACAACTTCTACTACAGTGGTGTGAACGATGTCTATGACAAACGTTTCCAG GAGACCTTTGAGACTGTTTTCCAGGCACCCTCATTGCGCAAGGTGCCCTGGTATGTTGTGGCTGGAAACCACGACCACTCAGGGAATGTCTCAGCCCAGATTGCCTACAGCAAGATCTCCAAGCGTTG GCATTTCCCCAAATCCTACTACAGGCTAAGGTTCAAAATTCCGGGCAGCAATGCCACCATTGCTATCCTCATGATAGACACAGTGACCATCTGTGGCAATTCGGACGACTTCCAGGACGAGCAGCCCTTGGGCCCACGGAATGTTGGTGTTGCCCGTAGCCAGCTGTCCTGGCTCCGCAAACAAATGGCCAATTCCCAGGATGACTACCTGCTGGTGGCTGGGCACTACCCAGTGTGGTCTGTGGGAAAGCATGGCCCCACTGCATGCTTGGTCAAGCAACTGCAGCCAATGTTGCTGAAATATAAAGCTACGGCCTACTTATGTGGCCATGATCACAACCTTCAG TACCTGCAGGACAAAACCGGCGTGGGCCATGTTTTGAGCGGAGCAGGCAACTTCATGGACGACTCCAAGCAACACCTCCACCAAGTCCCTAGTGGCTACCTGCGCTTCTTTTATGGCCAGGTCTCATCTCAGGGGGGCTTTGCCTACATTGAGATTGATGCCAAAAAGATGAGCATCACCTTTATTGAAGCCACAGGCAAGTCACTCTACAAGACCTCCTTGCCAAGACGGAAGCGTTTTTAA
- the ELOF1 gene encoding transcription elongation factor 1 homolog isoform X2 has protein sequence MQAKMGRRKSKRKPPPKKKMTGTLETQFTCPFCNHEKSCDVKMDRARNTGVISCTVCLEEFQTPITYLSEPVDVYSDWIDACEAANQ, from the exons ATGCAG GCAAAGATGGGTCGCAGGAAGTCAAAGCGGAAGCCGCCACCCAAGAAGAAGATGACTGGAACCCTTGAAACTCAGTTTACTTGCCCATTCTGTAACCATGAGAAATCCTGTGATGTTAAAAT GGACAGAGCTCGGAATACTGGTGTGATATCCTGTACTGTGTGTCTGGAAGAATTTCAGACCCCTATAACAT ATCTTTCTGAACCAGTGGATGTTTACAGCGATTGGATAGATGCGTGTGAGGCAGCCAATCAATAG
- the ELOF1 gene encoding transcription elongation factor 1 homolog isoform X3 — protein sequence MGRRKSKRKPPPKKKMTGTLETQFTCPFCNHEKSCDVKMDRARNTGVISCTVCLEEFQTPITYLSEPVDVYSDWIDACEAANQ from the exons ATGGGTCGCAGGAAGTCAAAGCGGAAGCCGCCACCCAAGAAGAAGATGACTGGAACCCTTGAAACTCAGTTTACTTGCCCATTCTGTAACCATGAGAAATCCTGTGATGTTAAAAT GGACAGAGCTCGGAATACTGGTGTGATATCCTGTACTGTGTGTCTGGAAGAATTTCAGACCCCTATAACAT ATCTTTCTGAACCAGTGGATGTTTACAGCGATTGGATAGATGCGTGTGAGGCAGCCAATCAATAG
- the ELOF1 gene encoding transcription elongation factor 1 homolog isoform X1: MFSNFYRKGWGDHFSFPDSAPEVPVSVGNEAWESGWDQAKMGRRKSKRKPPPKKKMTGTLETQFTCPFCNHEKSCDVKMDRARNTGVISCTVCLEEFQTPITYLSEPVDVYSDWIDACEAANQ; this comes from the exons ATGTTCAGTAACTTCTACCGGAAGGGGTGGGGCGATCACTTTTCCTTTCCGGATAGTGCGCCGGAAGTGCCCGTCTCCGTTGGAAACGAGGCCTGGGAAAGTGGTTGGGACCAG GCAAAGATGGGTCGCAGGAAGTCAAAGCGGAAGCCGCCACCCAAGAAGAAGATGACTGGAACCCTTGAAACTCAGTTTACTTGCCCATTCTGTAACCATGAGAAATCCTGTGATGTTAAAAT GGACAGAGCTCGGAATACTGGTGTGATATCCTGTACTGTGTGTCTGGAAGAATTTCAGACCCCTATAACAT ATCTTTCTGAACCAGTGGATGTTTACAGCGATTGGATAGATGCGTGTGAGGCAGCCAATCAATAG